In Pectobacterium actinidiae, the DNA window GCGATCTTCATGCACCATCCACCGCTCCCGCTGGGATCGGCGCACATGGATCGGATCGCCTGCGAAAACGGAAGCGAGCTGCTGACGCTGATCGAACGTTTTCCGCAGCTTACGCGCATTTTCTGCGGCCATACGCACCGCCTGATTATGACGCAACATCGGCAGGCGATTATCGCCACGGTGCCTGGCACCGTCCATCAGGTGCCGTATTTCTACTATGACGACACGTCCTACTACAACCTTGAACCCGCCAGCGTGGTCATGCACCGCTATGTGCCGGTAACCGGGCTGGTGAGCTACAGCCAATCGATCGCGTCGTACCCAGGGCCTTACCTCTACGATCCGCGTATCAGCTGTCCGGTGGATGCGTAATGGCTGTGATTCAGTTACGTAACATCAGCAAACGCTTCGAGCACATGCAGGCGCTGGCGTCGCTGTCGCTGGATATCGCTGACGGTGAATTTCTGGTGCTGGTCGGGCCGTCCGGCTGTGGCAAAAGTACGCTGCTGCGTATGCTGGCGGGTCTGGAAGAGGTGAGCGACGGGCAGATCCTGCTGGGCGAGGATGACATTACGACCTGGAGCCCGAAGCAGCGCAATTTCTCGATGATCTTCCAGAATTACGCGCTGTTCCCGCACCTGACGGTCGAACAGAACATCACGTTTGGAATGCGGATGCGCGGCGAGCCGAAGGCGGAGTATCCACAGCGCGTGCAGCGCGTTGCCAGCCTGCTCCAGCTTGAGCCATTACTCAAACGCAAACCGGGAAAACTGTCCGGTGGTCAGCGTCAACGCGTGGCGATGGCGCGGGCGATCGTGCGCGATCCACGCTTGTTTCTGATGGATGAACCGCTGTCGAATCTGGATGCACGCCTGCGTAGCGACGTGCGGGATGGCATTATGGATCTGCATCGACAGTTGAAAACCACCACCGTTTACGTCACGCACGATCAGATTGAGGCGATGACGATGGCGGACAGAATCGCCGTGTTGGATCGCGGCGTACTGCAACAGGTCGGCACGCCGGAGCAGTTGTATTCTCACCCGGCTAACGTCTTTGTCGCCGGATTTATCGGCACGCCCGCGATGAATCTCATGACGTTGCCTTGTTCCGATGGTCACGTGTTGTCACAGACATTGCCTGTGGCGCTGCCTGCCAGTGAAGAAACGCGTTCATTAACCAGTGTGCTGCTCGGGATCCGCCCTGAGCATATTACCGAACACGCCGCGTCAGACGGCGAGTTGTCATTGCCGGGAATAGTGAAACAACGGGAGCTGTTTGGCGCGGAGTATCTGATTTATGTGGATACGCCGTTGGGAAATATGCGCTACCGTCGGCCAAATCGCGATGGCGTGCCGGATGTCGGCGCATCCATTGTGCTTCATTTTTCACCGCAGGATTGTCATTGGTTTTCCGGGCAAACCGCCCGTAATTTATCCCAGGAGAAAAGAAATGCGTAAGCCCCGTATGATGGCGCTGGCGATAGCCTTGCTGATGTCTGGCTCCGCGTTGGCAAAACAAAGCATCGACTTCATGTTTCCCGCGCCAGTTGATGGCAAGCTGACGATGGAAATGACGCGCATCATCAAGGAGTACAACCAATCGCAGGATCAGGTTGACGTGCGTGGGATCTTCACCGGCAATTACGATACGACCAAAGTGAAAGCAGAAGCGGCCGCTAAAGCGGGCGATCCTCCGGCGTTGGTGATTATGTCGGCAAACTTTACTGCCGATCTGGTCATCAAAGATGAAATCCTGCCGATGGACGAGCTGTTCAAGTTCGGCAATGAAAAAGCCACGCCTTTCCTGACCAAAAACTTCTGGCCTGCGCTGCATCAAAATGCGCAGGTGATGGGCGTGACTTATGCGATCCCATTCCATAACTCGACGCCAATCCTCTATTACAACGAAGACATGCTGAAGAAGGCGGGCTTTAACGAACCGCCGAAAAACTGGGATGACGTGATTGCGGTCGCGAAAAAACTGACTGACCCGGCGAAAGGGCAGTGGGGCATTATGATTCCGTCGACGAACGATGACTACGGCGGCTGGATGCTGTCTGCGCTGACGCGTGCCAACGGCGGGGCATATTACAATGCCGATTATCCCGGCGAAGTGTATTACAACACCGCATCGACGAAAGGTGCGCTCCAGTTCTGGCGTGATTTGGTGTACCGCGACAAAGTGATGCCCGCTGGCGTGCTGAATTCCAAACAGATCAGCGCCGCATTTTTCTCCGGCAAGCTGGGTATGACGATGCTGAGCACCGGTGCGCTGGGCTTTATGCGTGAAAATACCAAAGATTTTCAGTTGGGTGTGGCGATGATGCCGGAAAAAGAACGCCGTGGCGTAACCATCGGCGGGGCGAGTCTGGTGAGCTTCAAAGGGATTTCTGAGGAGCAGAAAAAAGCGGCCTGGCAGTTTATGAACTATCTGGTTAGCCCGGAAGTCAGCGGAAACTGGAGTCGTTTTACCGGCTACTTCGCCCCGCGCATGGCAGCCTACGATCTGCCAGAAATGAAAGACTATCTGGCGAAAGATCCGCGAGCGGCCATTGCTCTTTCACAACTGCAATATGCCCATCCGTGGTACGCCACCTATGAAACGGTCGCGGTACGCAAAGCGATGGAAAATCAGCTGGCAGCGCTGCTAAACGATCCGGCGAAAAAGGTCGATGACGCTGCCGCTGCTGCACAAAAAGAGGCGGATGGCATCATGAAGCCTTACGTGGATAAAACGGCATTGCGTGACGTGAAATAAGGAAGTTCCGCCCCGTTGATACTGACTCAACGGGATGTGAGCGTTGAAAAACGGTTCTGAGCGATTAACAAACCTATTGGCAGAACGAAAACGGTGATGATGGGATAGAAGAGTAAAGCGTCCGCGCCAAGGACAAAGGCGTCAGGAACGCCTTTGAACGTCGCTTGCGACGGCCCTGAAAGGGTGAATCTCAGGGATGAGATTCATATCTGCGCGGCTCGAGCTTACAGGGATGTATTCACAGCGTCTTTACGATCTACCCATTATCACCGCCCGACTCACCTTTAATGCGCAGCCTGAGAACTCATCCCCGCCGAGCTACGTGACGATGACAGCGTAAAGGCGGAGATCGCGGTAAAGGTGATCGCGATACCCCCTAGAATAAGGTAAGTCTGGTTGAAACCGATGCGGTCATACAGATTGCCCGCAGCGGAGGAGAGGAATATCGCCATAAACTG includes these proteins:
- a CDS encoding ABC transporter ATP-binding protein, whose protein sequence is MAVIQLRNISKRFEHMQALASLSLDIADGEFLVLVGPSGCGKSTLLRMLAGLEEVSDGQILLGEDDITTWSPKQRNFSMIFQNYALFPHLTVEQNITFGMRMRGEPKAEYPQRVQRVASLLQLEPLLKRKPGKLSGGQRQRVAMARAIVRDPRLFLMDEPLSNLDARLRSDVRDGIMDLHRQLKTTTVYVTHDQIEAMTMADRIAVLDRGVLQQVGTPEQLYSHPANVFVAGFIGTPAMNLMTLPCSDGHVLSQTLPVALPASEETRSLTSVLLGIRPEHITEHAASDGELSLPGIVKQRELFGAEYLIYVDTPLGNMRYRRPNRDGVPDVGASIVLHFSPQDCHWFSGQTARNLSQEKRNA
- a CDS encoding ABC transporter substrate-binding protein — translated: MRKPRMMALAIALLMSGSALAKQSIDFMFPAPVDGKLTMEMTRIIKEYNQSQDQVDVRGIFTGNYDTTKVKAEAAAKAGDPPALVIMSANFTADLVIKDEILPMDELFKFGNEKATPFLTKNFWPALHQNAQVMGVTYAIPFHNSTPILYYNEDMLKKAGFNEPPKNWDDVIAVAKKLTDPAKGQWGIMIPSTNDDYGGWMLSALTRANGGAYYNADYPGEVYYNTASTKGALQFWRDLVYRDKVMPAGVLNSKQISAAFFSGKLGMTMLSTGALGFMRENTKDFQLGVAMMPEKERRGVTIGGASLVSFKGISEEQKKAAWQFMNYLVSPEVSGNWSRFTGYFAPRMAAYDLPEMKDYLAKDPRAAIALSQLQYAHPWYATYETVAVRKAMENQLAALLNDPAKKVDDAAAAAQKEADGIMKPYVDKTALRDVK